A stretch of DNA from Granulicella pectinivorans:
CGCCTCGTAGTAAGAGGCGCTGTCGTCAATAAGCTCCGCCTGGACACCTTGGTTCAAGAGTTCTCGTGCAGCTTGGTCGGTGATAGCCCTGGCAACTCGTCCATTGCAATCGAGGAACGGATGCAACGCCAAGAAACGATGATGCAAGTCCGCTAGAGAAGTGGCCACCTCAGACTTGGGACGGCCTATCAACTCCTCGTGCCGTTGGTGCCACCAGATGAGCAGATGCTCCAATAGGAGCGGGACCTCTTCCGGAGGAGGAGGAACATAGCTGGCAGTGGCTAAAGTTGATCCTGCTTTTCCGATCCAACTCTGAGTAGTGCGGAAACGTCCTCTGACTGCTTCCGGCATAACGGTGTCTTCAGTTAGGAGCCGGTGGATCCAGCAAACGGTAGCCGCCGTAAACGATGCCGTTGGCATCTCTACTGCGGTCGCAATGGTCGACGCCTTGCTCAACAAAGAGCGCTGCGAGCGTAAATTTGCCTCAATCGCCATCGAGCGTTCCAATAACAAGTCAATTTTTGACTCCATGGAGGTCATTTGCTGATTACGTCTCATTTCGTTGTCTACGAGTTTCCGGACAACATCGGCATTCATCACGCTCCAAAACGCCCATTGCTCTTCTTCAGTCATCGGGATGTGCAAGTATTCCAGCCGAATGCCACATCCCTTTGGGGAGTCCAGGAGGTCGCGGATGCGTTCGAGGTGATAGAGCTCTACCTCGTGGTTGGGAGACCGTGACCTTAGTTCCTCGCGCTCGCCAATGGTCAAATGCTGGTTAACGAAAAACGCCATCGCATCGGCGTCATTGCCTGTGACCCCGTCCAAGTCGTGAGCGAACTTGTCCTTGATCTGTTTGAGCGTTGGTAGGGTCGGAGGGAAGAAAGCTGCGGCCACCCACTTCTTTCCATTTTTCTTACAGAGAACGTCTTTTAGACCGTCTGGACCTCCGAGTGGATGCTGTGGATCGATGTCTTCGTAACCTTCCAGATGCAAGAGAGCCGCGCACATGCGCTCCGCTTGGGTTGTACCAGACCGCCAATCGCGAATTTTTCCCTCGGTGTCGGCCATATCTCATTATCACCTGGGTCGAACAATGAGTGAAGTTCAGACGATGTCTGTACTGGAAAGTTGGCTTAGCGGCAGGCATCCGCCCATGGCATTTTCAAGTCTTGCTTACAGGCCGATTCGCTAATTGAGCATTCGTACGGAGCTTCTGGCACGGTTGCGTCTTCATGTGTTTCTGGACACATGAGAAGAATACATTCTTCTCATAATTGGAAATCACCCGCAGCGGAGGCGTCTGTCAAGGCCGCGAAGCGCCGCGCTAGCGGTCGGAGCGCAGCGCAGAGCCTTTACAGACGCTGGAGCGGAGGGTACGCCGCGCCAGCGGCTCGATGTGAAGTTGTGATTAGCTCTCGGACTCGTGCCAGCCGATGGTCGGCGTCCACACTTGAGCGATATCGCTCTTGGATGAAAGACACGGCACAAGGAAAGCGCGGAGCACGGCCCCCACTTCGGCGAGAGTAAGAGCTTTATCACCAACGTTCAGGCGTCCCGCAAAAGCTTTCCATAACTGCAATTTCTGTGCATCGGTCAAGAACTCATCGGTGAGCGCAAATGGGACGCCATTCGGCATCGCAGAACCGCGTCGCTGGAAGGACAACGCGATTGCATTACGCAAGGATTCCAACTTGAATGCCCAGGTATTCGCCATGAACCAGATGTCGTAAAAGTCCTTCATGCGGCTGTTGCGGATGTCGAGCTGAACCATCGCGTGCAACTTTTCCGCAATCGACGCCTCCCGTGGGTAAGCTCGAATGATCGGCGCTGACATTGGCAGGAGTACAGGGAAAGTCGCCAACTCCGGCTCCGGGAAAACCGCATCGCCAAACCCGATATCGACCTGCAACGTGATCTGCGCCCCAGCGAGTTGAGCGCGAAACCTGATGTGAACGCCGTTGTATTCGTCGTTCTCTTTGATCGTCGTCCCTTCGACAGATTGACTATCAAAGACAATGCCGTCGTCCTCCGTGATTTCGCAGAT
This window harbors:
- a CDS encoding nucleotidyl transferase AbiEii/AbiGii toxin family protein — translated: MTREPNKNPAASIRAKLLSLSREKGEDYQRVLGRFAIERFLYRLGISTYRDRFVLKGATLFTLWTGETHRPTKDLDLLGWGSSAITDVEQVFRDICEITEDDGIVFDSQSVEGTTIKENDEYNGVHIRFRAQLAGAQITLQVDIGFGDAVFPEPELATFPVLLPMSAPIIRAYPREASIAEKLHAMVQLDIRNSRMKDFYDIWFMANTWAFKLESLRNAIALSFQRRGSAMPNGVPFALTDEFLTDAQKLQLWKAFAGRLNVGDKALTLAEVGAVLRAFLVPCLSSKSDIAQVWTPTIGWHESES
- a CDS encoding Fic family protein, which translates into the protein MADTEGKIRDWRSGTTQAERMCAALLHLEGYEDIDPQHPLGGPDGLKDVLCKKNGKKWVAAAFFPPTLPTLKQIKDKFAHDLDGVTGNDADAMAFFVNQHLTIGEREELRSRSPNHEVELYHLERIRDLLDSPKGCGIRLEYLHIPMTEEEQWAFWSVMNADVVRKLVDNEMRRNQQMTSMESKIDLLLERSMAIEANLRSQRSLLSKASTIATAVEMPTASFTAATVCWIHRLLTEDTVMPEAVRGRFRTTQSWIGKAGSTLATASYVPPPPEEVPLLLEHLLIWWHQRHEELIGRPKSEVATSLADLHHRFLALHPFLDCNGRVARAITDQAARELLNQGVQAELIDDSASYYEALRSADQGDLVPLTQRILAALG